Genomic segment of Salvia splendens isolate huo1 chromosome 12, SspV2, whole genome shotgun sequence:
cagcgttgcgggtgccctcaGCACCTTCAGCGTCTGAGAGACAATTTACACTGATTAAGCGCCACTCTTCTTCGGACTTATACCGTCGAAGCACACCGCCAACTACATTGGCAGCTAAGGGCAAACCTTGACATGCTTCTGCAATCTTTTTTCCAATTATCTCAAGTACTGGTGGAACTTCATCATTTCCATCAAAAGCTTTTTCAACGATTATGGACCAGAACTCATCATCTGATAAGCCACTTAAAGTGTATTCAAGTGGTCTCACAATTGAAGCAACATTTTTTACTTCTGGTAGTGATGACAATGTCATTTTCCTTAGTGGAAGTAACTCCTGACATGGAATTTATAAAGTCTTCCCACTTTGGAACATCTTCATTCCATATATGATCAAGAACAAGAAGATATGATTTAGCCTCTAGAGCTTTTCGAAGCCTTTTTAAGATGGCTTCCCTACTCTGACCTTCATCACCACCACCGACGTGTGAGGTCAATGTTGAAAGGATTTTTTTGAAAAGTATGATGGGATCAAAGGTTTGAGAAACACGAACCCAAATAAGTGATCCAAATCGATCCTTTACCCTTTCATGATTAAAAACTTTACTAGTCAAAGTAGTTTTCCCCATTCCCACAAGAGCAATGATGGAGAACATCCGTTTTTCTTCTTCTGGGTGTGTCTGGGTGAGCATGTCAACTATTACTGTCACATCATTATCTCTTCCAATAAAGATTGGATCAAGACTGAACGAATCAGTCTCAGGGGAAGAAGTATTAACATCAACAGGAAGTCTTCGCATCCGCAAGAATGTTTTGAAGGCCAAGTTGTGTTGCCCTTTTGTTCAGAGACTCAAATTCCATATTGATTTCTTTGATGGCATGAGCCATTTTAGAGTGACGTAAAATGCGACAAGGACTGCAGAATGACAAGCAGGATAGTACCTTATTCTCCGGCCTCGCTTTTTGGTAGAGAAAATGATAGTTGAGTTCATCCATGACGTTATCAGCATTGAAAGCCACAGCTTCAAGTTGCCTCAACCAGATCTTGACAGCTTGGGTGGTGGATTTCTTCTCAGCCTCACTCAAGTATGCTTGAATCATCTCCAAAGTTTCTGGAGCTGTTTGGCATCTTTATCGACACTTCGTAGTAGAGAGTACTCTTCCTTGAGAAAGTTGATCAGGTTTTCGACAAGAACTTCGATGCCTGCTGTAGCAACGGCTGCCATGGTTTAGATCTAGAGAGAGAGTTAATGTTTGAAGATGAAGAATGCTTGATGACGCTCACCTATCCACTGTCAATTGTCCTTGTCAATGTTACAATCCCATGCATGAGATTGCTCAAAAAGACCACCTCCGTTCCTCAGGCTAACACCTTTTGTTCCATTCATATggcaaatatttatatataagtgTTTAATTATTGAACTCAAAGAGTAATGATACTATTGTGTGTGACTAGGCATGATAATAATGTATGAAATCAAAGATTTTGGATTTGAAATTTCTGTCTAATTTTCAATCAAAAATAGATATGAAAAGTGGGCATTAATGGGAGAATGAAGCCACATTATTGAGAAACTTACggacaaaaagaaaaatagaacaATTCGTTGTGGATGGGGAAGTATAGATTGTACTCAGGACACGAATTTAAGTACTACTCCTTCTGTCCCGCTTTAAGAGTTCCGGTTGAGtcggacacatgttttaagaaagtgtttgTGGGTgtttataaataaatgttgtagttGATGTTGTGACCCACTTTtaattgagtgtgtaataaataaatgttttagTGGATATTGGGACCcacttttaacacttttttAAGTACTTACTTTGTAAgcaattttttattagtttatcccaaccgggactcctaagagcattagcagtggggcgccctaagggacgccttaaagcccgccctatgcaccgccacgtcagcattttatcctccaaTAATTCCActtgcagtggggcgccctataagccgtcctaaaggccgccctataggtttcactattgttttgttaattaatttaaatgttttcaaatatgtaaatgcaaaataattaaaaaataccacgattaattaaaaacggcaaatcctacattgattaattttacacgagttagaaatgaaaaaaaagttgacaactctacaaaagtcccaacttgcggcgcagctcatcgatcatcccaaggaggtattcggctttggccgggtcctgacattgcatgagggcgttgtgcgtgtccaacaacatcctccggttggcggccgctGCCAAATCCGCGAAGGCAAGTGCcgccggggtcggggtcgggatcggcgatgggggggcgaccgcggcttgcgaggaggatgtcgccttcgccttccccttgttcttcgcagccttgacgccaatGGGACGTCGGGaagacatcggtgtgccggaactctcctcctcctcgtacATCGTCCAGTTGAGGTCCACTGGATATGCGCCGCTTTCACTGCTTGTGTAAGTACCTGCTTCGGTGGTCCTCGTCCTCTTTGGCGCAGAGGATGGCAGAATCCCGccctggaacttctgcttgttcttcaagagcgcccagatgttgaaatgcttgaagtcgccgtagattgactggtacgacaacagcgctctatcgcgcatATCGCTCAAGCTCCCGCCGCTTCTCTGCTTcttcgagcacttctcgtactccgccgagaacgggttgacttgcttcttcacctgatcctagtgcttgcggagctgctccctatggcgcttaTACGCGCTCGGCGGCGGGACGAGTTGGAGACGGGTCCATGTCAGACAGActgtacgaatccgtactgaattcgggatcgtactgcttGTTGgagtcgaacgaccgatattcgtcagggtctgtacTCGGCCATcgtgcaccacccccaaacatcagactattcggacttgggtattcactggaatccattttatagtgtaatttgagtgtggaaaagtAAATTGAAAGGTTACCaacagtgttgttagggtcgcgggtcgGTCCGGGGCGATAAGGCTGGACCccgggtcgcggggcgatggGGCACCGGGGCGAGGGACCCACAAATCGAGcgcaaaattaattattatttatatattagtaataataatgattaaagataattcactataatataaatacttatatttacataacaggaaaaaaatatttttaaagttcaattACATTGGGTAGAAAAGAATTATTGGAGGAATTATAATCAATTtacttattataatatttaattaatggattttataatagagtcattttagaaaaagatgaaagattggaagaaataataaattattattttatttctcttcatttaaataaacataattattattttatttctcttcatttaattcataaaacaaaattaggtaAAATGAAAAGCTCCATAAATAGAGATTGTGATGTTCTAAAGATTACTAAATTAGCTTTATATAaacctaaaattaaattataaatataaggaattaataaaatatgttacttatacaaataataacaatagaaataaacaataattgatggagtactataattaTATATTCGAACACGTTTTAGGATTTtcgataaaaaagaaaaagattgcACATGAATCAAATTTTCTGAGCCAATCTTAAAAATACAATGAAAGAGAAAAATAGTCAAAAAGTAATTTCGTTTCCCAATGTAAACTGATCAAATTGACcctctatctatctctctctctatatccTGTCTCGtctcccctccctcttctttttTCTGTGTAAAAGCAAAAAATCTGCAACCTACCGGCGAACCAGGGCGGACGGCAACAGGTAAGCCCCCGCTCCGGCGGGGGCTTAGCCTACGCTAGTTACGTATCTCGCTCCAGTCGCCCCGACAGCCCAAAGCGCGCCCCGACGGCGCCCCACGTATCTCGCTCGGCTTacccatgttggggcgaagCCGGTCTCGATCATGGCAACCCGCGTCCCGAGCGCGCCCCGGGCGCGTTTTTGACAACACtggttacaaatgaaggtggggtagagggtatttatataaataaatttttcagaataaataaaaaataaaaacgcgttgcatcgtccgcgccatcgtccgcatcGTTCACAGTGGGCggacaatggcgcggacgatgccctatcgtccgcgtatcgtccgcggacgatctatagggcgcggacgatgcatcgggccgtccgcgcacccacagtgggcaGACGATGGCACGCCTAAGGCATCGGGAGGCCTATCGTCAgccccattgctgatgctctaactCATCTCTAGCTTGACGTCACTTAACTCACTTGGATTTTAAATGCAACTGAGGTCAAGCTAGATATGCTAATATCATAATATTATAAAGATTTTTTATTATagaatactctctctgtcccattaaatatgcaacatttgctttttggcacgagattttatgtagtgttgttttgtgagttaatgaagagagggtaaagtaagagacaagaaaaaatagagagtattatttctatttttagaaacatttcatttttaatgggacataccaaaaaggaaaatgtttcatttctaatgggacagagggagtaagaACCACGATACCAACATATACATAATATCTATCTGCAACATAATACTAAAACAGATGTGATGAGATCATGACATGAAATTACAACAGGTGAAATTCTTGGATAGTGGCTGCAATATTAAATATGATAATGGAATAACAGTGAAAAAGGTCACGAGTTGTAATTGTCCAAACCTAAATCCCTAAGCGCATCGGTGGCAGCAGCTTTGCAGTTCTTGTGGCTTTGCTTCGCCCTTCGGATTAGTTGCTCAATGCCATTATTAAGCAGAATTTTTCTGCACATCATAGTGCCAGCATCTCAGAGAAAAAATCATTGGTAATCATCGCAGTAGCACATATCAAAGTCGAAAAACTATGTACCTATTTTCTGCATTTCGAACGACAAGGTTCCTGATCATGAAACAAGAGCTCCTCTGCAGCTGATCCGACTGAGGAAACTTTTTCATAGTTTGTATAGCAAGGTCCCCGGCTCCAGATTCAATTGCACGAGCTGCATTCTCTGGGGACCTCAAACATAGAGTAGTTATAATTGACATGACCTGTTCATCCAGGAAACACGGTCTGATGCATTAGGTGCTTgtcgaataataaataaagcataaacAGATATTAAGTGAACAAAAAGCACAGAGAGTTGAAGCATGCATATAAGAAAGTGAAAGTAACGTCTGGTTGTTGGCACTTCATTTTCATGCTCTGTCATTTTTATCCTTCTAccttcttttctttcatttctgTTGGGGAGGGGGGACCATGGGGTTGAAGTAGGGTAAAGGTTGATTAATATTCAGGTTACATCTATAAAAGAGTCTCCCACTATCTTTCTTTGCTTTTAAGTTGGATTTTTGAATAAAGAGTTTATATTAtagtactaaaaaattaaaaggagTTTAAACACCTCAAAGAGACTATTGGCGTATGTAATTATATGTTACAGATAATAATATACATTGTAGATATGACTAATTTATTTCCTTATCTATCCAGGGATGGCTGCTACTCTAGGAACAATCAATAACAAATTACATTGTAGTCAAAAGCTTCAGTCCAACCAGTAGCAAAAAGAAAGAGTATGTTGTAGTACTAGGTACTACAGATATATGGGGTTTAAGCATTTTTTTACCTCTTGCAGCACCAAAGGATCGTCTGAGAATCTCGCTGAAAGACTAACAAGCTTATCTAAGCCTCCCTTTTCAACAATAAGGTTCTTATTTACATCACTTCCTGCAAgctaatcaaacacattctaTTAGACATTCTTCAAAGTTCCAGACCACCAAAAAACTATAAAGGATCTATCAAACTGAAGATGGACAAAGACATGAAATGAATTTAGGCAAAGATAGTGAAAAATAATACTGGTGCCGGAGCAAGATAATATGTATCAGAAAAATATTCTAGAAAATCCTAAATGGCAATCAAATAGGAATACCAACTGGATATGCTGTACATAAAAAAGACGCCTAACACTACCTTTGAGAACAGAACAGGAAGAAACGTTTGCAGCAGTATAAGCATGGAGAATTAGCACAGTTAGAAAACACTAGACTATCAAATACGATTGATGGTTGCTAAAGCTATCCTACTAAAATGTAATCTTAGACTGGTGCATGATGTGCACTGATGCAAAATGCAGataaacaatcaaaattaacaaGGGTGGCAAACTGGCCAAGTACCAAAAAAGCTCTGGCACTCGCATAGTCGCATGTTTATACCAAGTATCGGAAACATAACTAATCGTTCAGTTAATATAGAATTAAACGGATGTAGAGATTACCTTGCATTTGTAATATATCTTGTTTACAACTATTCATAAACAATTCTACATCATTTTCTATTTAGGTTtcttaatatatttttagttgtaTATAGGACATTATGCCAGCCCAACAGCAATATCTAATGCCCCTGGCATTGATCACTACTCATATAGTCATGTATGGTGAAATTCAGTTTGCACCTTAGACAGCAAAGAGCACAGAGCTTTTGCTGCAGCACTGTTGCCCTGCATACCACTATCATCAAGGCACCTTAGAATCACATCTATACCCCCAACATGAGAAACGGACCTGCAAATCTCATCCTGCAATAATAGATGAGTAAGAGTGAATAAGATGTATTAAAATTCAACATGAGGTAACCTATCTTTCTGCTTCTCAAAACCAGAAGCCACATTCTTGGTACAATCTAAAAGGtgttaaatttaaataactaaattttgaaataacaatttttttcttCGTTTTTTGATTCGAGGGAGGGGGAGCAGTAAGAATTGACTATTTGAGTTTTTAAATAAAGGAGGTCAACTGCTTGAAAAGGGAACTACATTTATTCATGTAATGTATTTAGAATTCATTCTAGTGGTACCTCAAAACAAGGATGGCCACAACATGCAAACGCTCAGCCGTTTTGACATTATTAAACACGAGTTACATACCACAGGATGcagaatgaaaagaaaaaaagaatctGGTACACTCTTACATTCACAGCAACAGCTTTCAGAGCTATGCTAGCTGATATTAGACAGGGGGAACTAAGGCCATTACGAAGTGAATCTACAAGAACTTCTGCAATTCCCAACTTTGAGAACTTTCGAGCATAACCAAAAACCTGAAATGAATGTACAGAATACCAGGACGGTAAGCAAAACCATAAAATACAGAATCAGTCACTAGCAAGTAAACTTCCACCAAAAGTCGACTTACTTGTGAAGCTAGAACGCGATTGTCATCAGATGATAAGATGACATGTATAGCATTATATATGCTCGGAATGCTCTCTCCATTGTTTTCTTTTAGAATCTGTAATATTAATTCATCTATTTCCATGTCCATGAATGATTCTTTGAGAACTTCATTTCCAGTTGCAGCTGCAGCGACAACTGAGAAACAACTATCTAAGATCTTAACATCTTCACTTTCATTGCTCAGAATACCTACAACTATCTTTGGGCCTCCATTCTCCTTAAATATTTCAGTAGTTTGGAGATCTGCACAAAAAACAGCACAGATAAGATATTTCCTACCAACTGAAGTAAACCAATTTTAACAGTATCGTCCACAACATAACATATTGCTGGTATGGATCAGAAATTAGTCTGTAGATATATCTTGCTCAGTTCAAAAAACAAAAGATTAAGTCTGTCAAGCAAACAAAGATTTATTGCAGAACATAATGATACTCAAACTTTTGAACTATTTCCAGTTGGAGTATGAAATCGCATATTAAAAACTGCAAAAACTACCTACACTATAGTGTAACCTTTCCTTTCACAACTCAATCCACAGCTATTACGTACACTTATATTGGGCTACCGCAGTGTTGATCTTATGGAGCTTAGTCCAAGGACTCATACCTAAACATATTATCAGTGTATATTTAAGTCCAACTTAAGTGAATTCCGAGAGGGAAATGTCTGCTATCAATAATGCTTGTGGATCAGTTGGATCTACAAGATTAAGTTCATAAAAGTGCATAGAACTCTTAAAATTTTATAGTTGAGTTCCTTTAGATCAAACATTATGGCAGAGAAGTCTATACCGTGAATAACGGAAGCCAAGGCCTTTAATCCTGAAGCCAAACCCTGGCGATACTCGTCTCGGAGCTTTGCACAAACAGAAATAATCAACTCCACCGCTCCATTTTTGGCCGCAATTGCCGCTTTTCCCGATTCTTTATCTC
This window contains:
- the LOC121759580 gene encoding armadillo repeat-containing protein 6-like gives rise to the protein MAPAKAAARTISQKAFDEMVEENIEDLGMDPAEALNDAIQTLTLQGVDLSGIVTSVPGESNPVIECLGKLREEKPLPEAVELLDELSVLCGDKESGKAAIAAKNGAVELIISVCAKLRDEYRQGLASGLKALASVIHDLQTTEIFKENGGPKIVVGILSNESEDVKILDSCFSVVAAAATGNEVLKESFMDMEIDELILQILKENNGESIPSIYNAIHVILSSDDNRVLASQVFGYARKFSKLGIAEVLVDSLRNGLSSPCLISASIALKAVAVNDEICRSVSHVGGIDVILRCLDDSGMQGNSAAAKALCSLLSKLAGSDVNKNLIVEKGGLDKLVSLSARFSDDPLVLQEVMSIITTLCLRSPENAARAIESGAGDLAIQTMKKFPQSDQLQRSSCFMIRNLVVRNAENRKILLNNGIEQLIRRAKQSHKNCKAAATDALRDLGLDNYNS